The following proteins come from a genomic window of Methyloceanibacter stevinii:
- a CDS encoding TPM domain-containing protein gives MKPFTPAEHEAVSAIARAELKTSGEIVIVVAESSSGYYFFALLCAALLALAVPLPFIHLTKWPIEYVYLTQLAVFAAGVLLVQWPPVRVALAPGRLKRRRAHLRALQQFLAQNLHTTKGRTGVLVYVSDAERYAEVIADNGIYEKVPQNVWDDLIADLTAKIGRGDRVQGLIAAAERCGDILAEHFPPGPLGEDELPNHLIVLDAERYV, from the coding sequence ATGAAGCCCTTCACCCCAGCTGAACACGAGGCGGTTTCCGCGATCGCGCGTGCCGAACTCAAGACCAGCGGCGAGATCGTGATCGTCGTGGCGGAGTCCTCGTCGGGCTATTACTTCTTCGCGCTGTTGTGCGCTGCGCTTCTGGCGCTCGCCGTGCCGTTGCCCTTCATCCACCTGACGAAGTGGCCCATCGAGTATGTGTATCTGACCCAGCTCGCGGTCTTCGCCGCCGGGGTGCTGTTGGTCCAGTGGCCGCCGGTCCGGGTGGCGCTCGCGCCGGGGCGACTGAAGCGGCGCCGGGCGCACTTACGGGCGCTTCAGCAATTTCTGGCCCAGAACCTTCACACCACCAAGGGACGCACCGGCGTCCTCGTCTACGTCTCCGACGCGGAACGCTACGCGGAGGTGATCGCCGACAACGGGATCTACGAGAAGGTGCCGCAGAATGTCTGGGACGATCTGATCGCGGACCTCACGGCGAAGATTGGCCGGGGGGACCGCGTCCAAGGCCTGATCGCGGCGGCGGAGCGGTGTGGCGATATCCTGGCCGAACATTTTCCGCCCGGGCCGCTGGGCGAAGACGAACTGCCGAACCATCTGATCGTGCTCGATGCCGAGCGCTATGTCTGA
- a CDS encoding TPM domain-containing protein, with protein sequence MAGISHSRAILHGLLGALTLVFCLAVLLPSAQAEPEFPALTGRVVDDADLLSPADEQALTEKLKQLEEKSSDQLVVVTLPSLQGYTIEDFGYQLGRHWGIGTKELDNGVLLIVAPNERKVRIEVGYGLEPILTDALSRVIIDNAILPRFRSGDFPGGIKTGVEDIGLALTGDTAELERRANVRRDADEVPIDWFTILFYIAIFVLIMYLSSKGVIVAPGGSRGGRSGGGYSGGGWSSGGGGFSGGGGGFGGGGSSGSW encoded by the coding sequence ATGGCTGGAATTTCGCACAGCCGGGCGATCCTTCACGGTCTCCTGGGCGCGCTGACACTAGTCTTTTGTCTGGCCGTTTTGCTTCCGAGCGCCCAGGCGGAGCCCGAGTTCCCCGCGCTCACGGGACGCGTCGTCGACGACGCCGATCTCCTGAGCCCTGCCGACGAGCAGGCGCTGACGGAGAAACTCAAGCAGCTCGAAGAAAAAAGTTCGGATCAGTTGGTCGTGGTCACGCTGCCCTCGTTGCAGGGCTACACGATCGAAGATTTCGGCTATCAGCTCGGCCGCCATTGGGGCATCGGCACGAAGGAGCTCGACAACGGCGTCCTCCTGATCGTCGCGCCGAACGAGCGCAAAGTGCGTATCGAAGTCGGCTACGGGCTCGAGCCCATCCTCACGGACGCCCTGTCCCGGGTGATCATCGACAATGCGATCCTACCCCGCTTCCGCAGCGGCGACTTTCCGGGCGGCATCAAGACCGGCGTCGAGGATATCGGCCTCGCGCTCACAGGCGACACCGCCGAGCTGGAACGGCGAGCTAATGTTCGCCGCGACGCGGATGAGGTGCCCATCGACTGGTTCACCATCCTGTTCTACATCGCGATCTTCGTGCTGATCATGTACCTGTCGAGCAAAGGCGTAATCGTCGCGCCGGGCGGCAGCCGTGGCGGACGTTCCGGTGGCGGGTATTCGGGCGGCGGTTGGAGCAGCGGCGGTGGCGGCTTCTCTGGCGGGGGAGGCGGCTTTGGCGGCGGCGGTTCCTCGGGCAGCTGGTAG